From the genome of Glycine max cultivar Williams 82 chromosome 2, Glycine_max_v4.0, whole genome shotgun sequence, one region includes:
- the LOC100526944 gene encoding uncharacterized protein LOC100526944, protein MALFFSHHPLLHGNKLLLALQSQRITSSKPNNTCAFTYPSIRCCSSLNQKNSINLKTCKNCKTQFDPSLNHPHACRFHTSHFGGETKRKFESVYEGGTMNTPDSGKVFQYWHCCGSEDPFDPGCTASPHSSYDD, encoded by the exons ATggctctcttcttttctcatcATCCTCTTCTTCATGGGAACAAATTACTTTTAGCTCTGCAGTCACAACGCATAACTTCATCAAAGCCCAACAACACATGCGCGTTCACATACCCATCTATTCGGTGTTGCTCAAGTTTGAACCAGAAAAACAGCATCAACCTCAAAACTTGCAAGAACTGCAAAACCCAATTCGACCCTTCACTCAATCACCCTCATGCTTGTCGATTTCACACTTCCCATTTTGGAG GAGAAACTAAGAGAAAGTTTGAGAGTGTGTATGAAGGGGGCACAATGAATACTCCTGACTCTGGCAAAGTTTTTCAGTATTGGCATTGCTGTGGTTCTGAAGATCCATTCGATCCTGGTTGCACTGCTTCTCCTCATTCTTCATATGATGATTGA
- the LOC100778609 gene encoding ATP-dependent Clp protease proteolytic subunit 3, chloroplastic, with amino-acid sequence MEVSLSSTSCIPLSSKLKHKHGLFHSQIPIHTASTKTRRTKPLSVVNASRQTLSSNWLVSPHDFSASTASPWLPRFEELDATNMLLRQRIIFLGSQVDDMTADFIISQLLFLDAEDSKKDIKLFINSPGGSVTAGMGIYDAMKLCKADVSTVCLGLAASMGAFILASGTKGKRYCMPNSRVMIHQPLGTAGGKATEMSIRIREMAYHKIKINKILSRITGKPEEQIELDTDRDNFMNPWEAKEYGLVDGVIDDGKPGLVAPIGDSSPPPKTRVWDLWKIEGSRKAKKNLPSEHKFLQNASKGSDGDKGTGQEGETPVAV; translated from the exons atggaggtGAGTTTATCCTCAACATCATGTATACCCTTAAGCTCGAAGTTGAAGCATAAGCATGGCCTTTTCCACTCTCAAATTCCCATTCACACAGCTTCAACCAAAACCAGAAGAACCAAACCTTTGTCCGTTGTTAACGCCTCCAGACAAACCTTGTCTTCCAATTGGCTCGTTTCTCCACACGATTTTTCTGCATCCACCGCTTCCCCATGGCTTCCCAGATTCGAAGAGCTCGACGCCACCAACATGCTTCTCCGTCAAAGAATTATCTTTTTGGGTTCTcag gTGGATGATATGACTGCAGATTTTATCATTAGTCAGCTTTTGTTTTTGGATGCTGAAGACTCCAAGAAGGATATCAAGTTATTTATAAACTCACCTGGTGGTTCTGTAACTGCTG GAATGGGAatttatgatgccatgaagttATGCAAGGCCGATGTGTCAACTGTTTGCCTTGGGCTTGCTGCATCCATGGGTGCATTTATCCTTGCTTCTGGTACAAAAGGCAAGAGGTATTGTATGCCAAATTCAAGAGTTATGATTCATCAACCACTTGGAACGGCTGGTGGAAAA GCTACAGAAATGAGCATTCGCATAAGAGAAATGGCATATCACAAGATTAAGATAAACAAGATACTATCACGAATTACAGGGAAACCTGAAGAGCAG ATTGAATTGGACACTGATCGTGATAATTTTATGAATCCTTGGGAAGCCAAGGAATATGGTTTAGTTGATGGTGTTATTGATGATGGAAAACCAGGATTGGTTGCACCAATTGGAGATTCATCACCACCACCAAAAACTCGGGTATGGGATCTATGGAAAATTGAAGGAAGCCGGAAAGCCAAGAAAAATTTGCCCTCAGAGCACAAGTTTTTGCAGAATGCATCCAAAGGAAGTGATGGTGATAAGGGCACTGGACAAGAAGGGGAAACACCCGTTGCTGTATAA